The following are from one region of the Phycisphaeraceae bacterium genome:
- the dacB gene encoding D-alanyl-D-alanine carboxypeptidase/D-alanyl-D-alanine-endopeptidase, whose amino-acid sequence MTTRIATRRLSHLAVTLLIAAVLTPLASAQTLQTRIDRVLRAAGLDQARVGVAVLDGDTGRMIVSINPDEALIPASNMKVLISGAAATILGEDFAFRTELILDGERLIVRGAGDPALADPELLKEMRLSADEFLQVWVGAITKTGRTVREIVIDDRVFDRELFHASWPPDQLNRWYCAQVSGLNFHANVLSVYAQPTADGAAPFLTFEPSAPFVEMNNRAQTRTEGQNTIWVARPTLANQFSVHGNVRHPLAQPVEVALHDPARFVGDMLADRLSRAGQPKPTVRLAEEHERFEGGEVIAVVRSPLEVALRRCNVSSHNLYAEALLKRLAHEVTGMPGSWAGGAAVVRMSLQRRLGPAHAASVQIADGSGMSRDNRVSAGVLARWLATFDPANPRERLFLESLPRAGMDGTLRNRFQGKDPTHEIRAKTGYIRNVSTLSGYVTDSGSGRRLIFSIMVNDFPAKVSLAAIRQAQDDIVMHIDRALTDRVMGDRALGGD is encoded by the coding sequence GTGACGACGAGGATCGCGACCCGTCGGCTGAGCCATCTCGCCGTGACGCTGCTGATCGCGGCGGTGCTGACCCCCCTCGCGTCGGCGCAGACGCTGCAGACGCGGATCGATCGCGTCCTGAGGGCGGCGGGTCTCGACCAGGCGCGCGTGGGCGTCGCGGTGCTCGACGGCGACACGGGGCGGATGATCGTCTCGATCAACCCGGACGAGGCGCTGATCCCGGCGTCGAACATGAAGGTGCTCATCAGCGGCGCCGCCGCGACGATCCTGGGCGAGGACTTCGCGTTCCGGACCGAGTTGATCCTCGATGGAGAGCGCCTGATCGTGCGCGGCGCCGGCGACCCGGCGCTGGCCGACCCCGAGCTGCTGAAAGAGATGCGCTTGTCGGCCGACGAGTTTCTGCAGGTCTGGGTGGGCGCGATCACCAAGACCGGGCGCACTGTGCGAGAGATCGTGATCGACGACCGCGTCTTCGACCGCGAGCTGTTCCACGCGTCGTGGCCTCCCGACCAGCTCAACCGCTGGTACTGCGCGCAGGTCAGCGGGCTCAACTTCCACGCGAATGTCCTGTCGGTCTACGCCCAGCCGACGGCGGACGGCGCCGCGCCCTTTCTGACCTTCGAGCCCTCGGCGCCCTTCGTCGAGATGAACAACCGCGCCCAGACACGCACCGAGGGGCAGAACACGATCTGGGTGGCCCGGCCAACGCTCGCTAACCAGTTCTCGGTGCACGGCAACGTGCGCCACCCGCTGGCGCAGCCGGTCGAGGTCGCGCTGCACGACCCGGCGCGATTCGTGGGCGACATGCTCGCCGACCGGCTCTCGCGCGCCGGGCAGCCCAAGCCGACGGTGCGCCTGGCAGAGGAGCACGAGCGGTTCGAGGGCGGGGAGGTCATCGCCGTCGTGCGCTCTCCGCTCGAAGTCGCGCTGCGCCGTTGCAATGTGTCCTCGCACAACCTCTACGCCGAGGCGCTGCTGAAGCGCCTCGCGCACGAGGTCACCGGCATGCCCGGCTCGTGGGCCGGCGGCGCGGCGGTGGTCCGCATGAGTCTGCAGCGCCGCCTGGGCCCGGCGCACGCGGCGAGCGTGCAGATCGCCGACGGCTCGGGCATGAGCCGCGACAACCGAGTGAGCGCCGGCGTGCTGGCGCGCTGGCTCGCGACCTTCGACCCGGCCAACCCGCGCGAGCGCCTGTTCCTGGAGTCCCTGCCTCGCGCCGGGATGGACGGCACGCTGCGCAACCGCTTTCAGGGCAAGGACCCGACGCACGAGATCCGCGCGAAGACCGGGTACATCCGCAACGTCTCGACGCTCTCGGGCTATGTCACCGATTCCGGCAGCGGCAGGCGCCTGATCTTCTCGATCATGGTCAACGACTTCCCCGCCAAGGTCTCGCTCGCGGCGATCCGGCAGGCGCAGGACGACATCGTGATGCACATCGATCGCGCGCTGACCGACCGCGTGATGGGCGACCGCGCGCTGGGCGGCGACTGA
- a CDS encoding MiaB/RimO family radical SAM methylthiotransferase: MTLARSVYLETFGCQMNELDSQLVAGALRSLGYRFVDSPEHADVVLYNTCSVREHAEQKVWSRLGEVKQRKIHEPHVVVGVLGCMAERDGVDLLRRMPQVDVLCGPAELDKLPSLLDNAVRTRESLLADESHPHHWARSAKQVALQGAASRRSSTLAAAEDTLELLDLSRAVSPTDHAGSAYVRITRGCNKFCTYCVVPHTRGAEIHRPPDHIVDECKRLADAGVLEVTLLGQTVNHYRFEHGAAVSVGGVVQPQKGRTYKGAHNRDAFAGERVTTFADLLARIHDEVPAIQRLRFVTSYPRDFGDDALEVIRDHPRLCRYLHVPAQSGSDRMLKTMNRGYTIAEYDEFLHRARSILHQPEIGRPLMVSGDMIVGFCTETEEDHQASMRLIERANYKSAFIFKYSPRPGTVAYDKMPDDVPDEVKRRRNNEMLALQASVSERVMRELVGSTFEVMVEGVSQKQARRAKRAADASGVSLTIGGKDPRATATVDEPASAEPVQLAARTDADAIVHFDCPPGRSAADMIGRIVRVKITSSSALSLSGELAG, from the coding sequence ATGACCCTCGCACGCTCCGTCTATCTCGAGACCTTCGGCTGCCAGATGAACGAGCTGGACTCCCAGCTCGTCGCCGGCGCGCTCCGATCGCTGGGCTACCGCTTCGTCGACTCCCCCGAGCACGCCGACGTCGTCCTCTACAACACATGCTCCGTCCGTGAGCACGCCGAGCAGAAGGTCTGGAGCCGCCTGGGCGAGGTCAAGCAGCGCAAGATCCACGAGCCCCACGTCGTCGTGGGCGTGCTGGGCTGCATGGCGGAGCGCGACGGCGTCGACCTCCTCCGGCGCATGCCGCAGGTCGATGTGCTCTGCGGCCCGGCCGAGCTCGACAAGCTCCCGTCGCTGCTCGACAACGCGGTGCGCACGCGCGAGTCCCTCCTTGCCGACGAGTCGCACCCCCATCACTGGGCGCGCAGCGCCAAGCAGGTGGCGCTCCAGGGCGCCGCGTCGCGCCGCTCGAGCACCCTCGCCGCCGCCGAGGACACGCTCGAACTTCTCGACCTGTCTCGCGCCGTCTCGCCCACCGACCACGCCGGCAGCGCCTACGTGCGCATCACGCGAGGGTGCAACAAGTTCTGCACCTACTGCGTCGTGCCCCACACCCGCGGCGCCGAGATCCACCGCCCGCCAGACCACATCGTCGACGAGTGCAAGCGCCTCGCCGACGCCGGCGTCCTCGAGGTCACGCTCCTCGGGCAGACCGTCAACCACTACCGATTCGAGCACGGCGCCGCCGTCAGCGTCGGGGGCGTCGTGCAGCCGCAGAAGGGACGCACCTACAAGGGCGCGCACAACCGCGACGCGTTCGCCGGCGAGCGCGTGACGACCTTCGCCGACCTGCTCGCGCGTATCCACGACGAGGTCCCGGCCATCCAGCGCCTGCGCTTCGTGACCAGCTACCCGCGCGACTTCGGGGACGACGCGCTCGAGGTCATCCGCGACCACCCGCGCCTCTGTCGCTATCTGCACGTCCCGGCGCAGAGCGGCAGCGATCGCATGCTCAAGACGATGAACCGCGGGTACACCATCGCCGAGTACGACGAGTTCCTCCATCGCGCGCGCTCGATCCTGCACCAGCCCGAGATCGGGCGCCCCCTCATGGTCAGCGGCGACATGATCGTCGGCTTCTGCACCGAGACCGAGGAAGACCATCAGGCCTCGATGCGACTCATCGAACGCGCCAACTACAAGAGCGCGTTCATCTTCAAGTACTCGCCCCGCCCCGGCACCGTCGCGTACGACAAGATGCCCGACGACGTGCCCGACGAGGTGAAGCGCCGGCGCAACAACGAGATGCTCGCCCTCCAGGCGAGCGTCAGCGAGCGCGTGATGCGCGAGCTGGTCGGGTCGACCTTCGAGGTCATGGTCGAGGGCGTCAGCCAGAAGCAGGCCAGGCGCGCGAAGCGCGCCGCCGACGCGTCGGGCGTCTCGCTCACCATCGGGGGCAAGGACCCCCGCGCGACCGCGACGGTCGACGAGCCGGCGAGCGCCGAGCCCGTCCAGCTCGCGGCAAGGACCGACGCCGACGCGATCGTCCACTTCGACTGCCCGCCCGGGCGTTCCGCGGCCGACATGATCGGCCGGATCGTGCGCGTCAAGATCACCTCGAGCAGCGCGCTGTCGCTCAGCGGCGAGCTCGCGGGCTGA